TATGGAAACCTTAACTGAATTTCCGAGCTTTGGGTCAGTGATTCAGCATTGCACAAgtgtattattttgcatttagtaCTGTCTGTGCCCATGTCAAAAGTACCTCttaaggaaagctgagatttaaCAGCTTTGGTCTGGTGTAAGTTTTTGTCCTAGGAATGTGAGCGTCCCTAGATACCTTCCTCCACGTGCCACATACGTGCTGGGTGTTCACGTGGGCTAGTCTATGTGGGGACATCCAGGAatgttaatctgaattaattaagGTGtatatttgaagtggattagttaaaccacattaaaccctTGTTTGAACCGTCCTCCCACAAGTCAGAATTGAAGTGggttaattcagtttagtttgtTTAACTTCAGAAGTGAATTAAGATACCAAATTAAGACCACTAATTCTGAATTAACAGCATCCACACAGTGGTTAATGTGGGTTAACTAATCCATTTCAAATTCGctcctttagttaatttggattaattttcctgactGTCCCCATATACCCAAGCCTGTAGCTTTATACCACCAGGTGGTGGTAACCTGTCTTCTTTCTTTAGAGATGACTGAAGATGAACAGTTTGCACTGGCTCTGAAAATGAGTGAGCAGGAAGCCAGACAAGTGAACTGccgggaagaggaagaagaggagcttGTGAGGAAGGCCATCGCCGAGAGCCTTAATGTAAGTGCCTTTGTACAGAGGCTCACAGAACTGTTGCTTCACATACTCCCTTTGGTCTCCATGCAGGAAAGGAGTCTTTACTGGGGCTAGCTTGTGTGGACTGACGGGAGAACTATAGCCGTCTGGGTGACTTGTAAGGCACGTGGGGACTAACCTCGGTTGTTCCTTGTTTTGTTGTAAAAAGcaaatcttttgtttttcagagctACCAGCCTTCAGATTCCCCTGCTGCGAcctctgcagcacctcctgcacaggCAACATGCGAGCCAGTGCAGAGCCACCCGGCTGAGATCCATGGAGCTGTGCCACCTTGCCCCGACTCCCCCCGGTCGGAATGCAGCTCCCATTCCTGGGGCACAAAAGCTGATGGGAATGGACAGACGGATGCTGCCAAGAGCCCCCTTGTAGTGCTGACCAGGTTAAGCCAGGAAATAATTGAAAGCTCGCTACTATCCAGCATCATCGTCTCGCCAGGGAAGAGCCAGCCTTTAACCAAGTCAAACGAAAACCCTTCCTCACCAGCAAGAAGCCATTTCAGGGACACGTTACCCAGCCCTTCTGGGGAGGACCTGATCTCCCTGAGCCCCACCTTTGGCCGGATTACTCCAGGCGCTTGGCAACTGACGCCTCGGAGACTGTTTTCAGGGTCGTGCAGCACTTCAAAAGCAATGGGTGGGGAACAAGACAAGCAACCTCTGGCCAGCACTGGAAGCTCTGCGGGAGAGCCCACGGCTGGCAGCTCAGCAGTGCTCCGGAAGGGCAGGACCTGGGAGCCGGGTGGCATTCCAAGGCAGAGCGGTGGAGCAGGAGGCCCTGAGTGTGCACCGCACCGTGGGCAAGGCTCCGTTTGTGCTGAGCACGTGGAACGGAATGAGGTGCCTGACAACGCCCCCGAGCTTTGTACACTGAGCATGGCTGATGAAAAGTGCAAGCAGGAAGATGCTAGAGACACAGTGCACTATTACTGGGGTATTCCATTCTGCCCAAAAGGGGTGGACCCAAACCAGTACACCCAAGTCATCTTGTGCCAGCTGGAGGTGTACCAGAAGAGCCTGAAGCAGGCTCAGAGGCAGCTCTTGCAGAAGAAGGAGTTTGGTGATCCAGTTGTGCCCTGCTCTTCTCCCCTGAGCCAGAATGAGCACGGGAAAGGGGAGCGAATAAGCAGGGAAAATGGTGTTCCCGACGACACAGAAGATGGCAGGAAGGAGCCAGAGAGTGCTGCCTGGCTTCTCGCCACAAAGAACAG
This DNA window, taken from Trachemys scripta elegans isolate TJP31775 chromosome 8, CAS_Tse_1.0, whole genome shotgun sequence, encodes the following:
- the UIMC1 gene encoding BRCA1-A complex subunit RAP80 isoform X5, yielding MPRKKKHAESPDFQDPGGEEEEPRGLVDAKKKRSFVDAFIVISDSDGEQESKEENGLQKKRTKQQLDRVKFAAKRKIAQMTEDEQFALALKMSEQEARQVNCREEEEEELVRKAIAESLNSYQPSDSPAATSAAPPAQATCEPVQSHPAEIHGAVPPCPDSPRSECSSHSWGTKADGNGQTDAAKSPLVVLTRLSQEIIESSLLSSIIVSPGKSQPLTKSNENPSSPARSHFRDTLPSPSGEDLISLSPTFGRITPGAWQLTPRRLFSGSCSTSKAMGGEQDKQPLASTGSSAGEPTAGSSAVLRKGRTWEPGGIPRQSGGAGGPECAPHRGQGSVCAEHVERNEVPDNAPELCTLSMADEKCKQEDARDTVHYYWGIPFCPKGVDPNQYTQVILCQLEVYQKSLKQAQRQLLQKKEFGDPVVPCSSPLSQNEHGKGERISRENGVPDDTEDGRKEPESAAWLLATKNREPEQNPGQNLEEEKNSTSEEEPTTSYCQGPTCATDQTPAKASQALFAEDMPEDGEPMQITQSISALTPFGSKRSPDIATESPAEEEITVCPETQPNPSEAIEPEREELRSASEDAPLQAGGDEEAGNTVSECSPSADDSVSCPLCDRGFPATEIELHAMCCNGIGGQDANEGIPALTQRRRETRSRAGRGRDVLTPAALDK